The Zestosphaera sp. genome has a segment encoding these proteins:
- a CDS encoding 50S ribosomal protein L15e: MVKSVYSYIAGAWKDLDSSDMRELMRERYIEWRRAPTVVRVEKPTRLDRARAIGYEAKQGFVVARVRVKKGGLSKPRPNSGRRPKRMGVYGYAPEKPQQLIAEEKAARKFRNLEVLGSYWVGDDGIYEYFEVVLVDPNHPSIASDPDINWITAPSQRGRVFRGKTMAGRRMRGLLGNRGVRGTHHWKWKKKAKERELRKRHEASRGARLILPQDKAKELGLEK; this comes from the coding sequence ATGGTGAAGTCGGTATACAGCTACATAGCTGGGGCGTGGAAAGACCTAGACTCTAGTGATATGAGAGAGTTGATGAGAGAGCGCTATATAGAGTGGAGGAGAGCTCCTACGGTAGTCAGGGTTGAGAAGCCTACGAGACTTGACAGAGCTAGAGCTATAGGTTATGAAGCTAAGCAGGGTTTTGTCGTGGCTAGAGTTAGGGTTAAGAAGGGTGGTTTGAGCAAGCCTAGACCTAACTCTGGGCGCAGACCTAAGAGGATGGGTGTCTACGGCTACGCTCCTGAGAAGCCTCAACAGCTAATAGCTGAAGAGAAAGCAGCTAGGAAGTTCCGCAACCTGGAAGTCCTCGGTTCTTACTGGGTCGGTGATGACGGGATTTACGAGTATTTTGAGGTCGTGCTCGTAGACCCTAACCACCCATCAATAGCTTCAGACCCTGACATAAACTGGATTACAGCGCCTTCTCAGAGAGGTAGAGTGTTTAGAGGGAAGACTATGGCTGGGAGGAGAATGAGGGGTCTTTTAGGGAACAGAGGTGTTAGAGGAACTCACCACTGGAAGTGGAAGAAGAAAGCTAAGGAGAGGGAGCTGAGGAAGAGGCATGAAGCCTCAAGAGGTGCTAGACTAATACTACCTCAAGACAAGGCTAAAGAATTAGGTCTTGAGAAGTAA
- a CDS encoding RNA-binding domain-containing protein encodes MSKRYVVSNLVLTVFAHSTEDLSRVRQAVLNVLPPQLREKVLIEEQVVQGHYGNSITLITVKTRSREDDVHAFKHILCSLSHTDRSLFVATLHRRVGSKNSIIYLRLSKQDAFSGNIMLMDGDDVIRVSATVVGVRSLKDLHDYVTGVFRECGSST; translated from the coding sequence ATGAGTAAACGTTACGTAGTAAGCAATCTAGTCTTAACTGTTTTCGCGCACAGTACTGAAGACTTAAGTAGGGTTAGGCAGGCAGTACTGAACGTTCTACCCCCACAACTTAGAGAGAAGGTCTTGATAGAAGAGCAGGTGGTTCAGGGGCATTACGGGAATTCCATAACCCTCATCACTGTCAAGACGAGGAGTCGGGAAGACGACGTTCACGCTTTCAAGCACATCTTGTGTTCGCTAAGCCATACTGACAGGTCTCTCTTCGTAGCCACGCTACACAGGCGTGTCGGCTCAAAAAACTCTATAATCTACTTGAGACTCAGTAAGCAAGACGCGTTCTCAGGGAATATCATGTTGATGGACGGTGATGACGTGATTAGAGTCTCAGCTACTGTCGTGGGAGTGAGGAGTCTGAAAGACTTGCACGACTACGTGACGGGGGTGTTTAGAGAGTGCGGATCAAGTACGTAG
- a CDS encoding Rpp14/Pop5 family protein — MDLPEVILVLVASTALALALVAILQLVILKRRIEQVLAGLNSKVLKHVVKSLEKRRKRKNRYLVVRLATSKNVSLNELQKSLDEAFIELYGKKNYSEASPKVLYYSEKTSKAIIRVRSHRKWSVFLVLAYLERRDLLSYVCPERITGTYKKAKKYAETT; from the coding sequence ATGGATTTACCTGAAGTCATTCTTGTCTTAGTAGCTTCAACAGCTCTGGCTCTCGCTCTAGTAGCTATACTCCAGCTAGTGATTCTCAAGCGTAGAATCGAGCAAGTGTTAGCAGGTCTAAACTCTAAAGTGTTAAAGCATGTTGTTAAGAGTCTTGAGAAACGCAGGAAACGCAAGAATAGGTACTTAGTAGTGAGGCTAGCTACCTCGAAGAACGTCAGTCTTAACGAGCTTCAGAAAAGTCTTGATGAAGCATTCATAGAACTTTACGGCAAGAAAAACTACTCAGAAGCTTCCCCGAAAGTACTATACTATAGCGAGAAAACCTCGAAAGCAATAATTAGAGTCAGGAGTCACCGCAAGTGGAGTGTGTTTCTAGTTCTAGCATACCTAGAAAGAAGAGACTTACTCAGCTACGTATGTCCAGAAAGAATTACCGGGACCTACAAGAAAGCAAAGAAGTATGCCGAGACGACTTGA
- a CDS encoding transposase: MVHIWTYGYLLMRIAEVGEEYGIKVELVSEENTSTTCPLCKAKNQDHRRVYRGLFKCYKHNTVFNADMVGAYNILLRIGTIFPSPALHGVGVTRLRPGAELNPAHAGNVALNLPGTLVL; this comes from the coding sequence GTGGTTCATATATGGACGTATGGGTATCTGCTGATGAGGATTGCCGAAGTTGGAGAAGAGTACGGCATCAAGGTAGAGCTTGTCAGCGAAGAAAATACATCCACTACCTGCCCACTATGCAAAGCGAAGAACCAAGACCACAGAAGAGTGTACAGAGGATTATTCAAGTGCTACAAACACAACACAGTATTCAACGCAGACATGGTCGGAGCATATAACATACTACTCAGGATAGGAACCATATTCCCGAGCCCCGCTCTACACGGGGTAGGGGTAACGCGCCTGAGACCGGGCGCAGAGCTGAACCCAGCACACGCTGGGAATGTAGCTCTAAACCTCCCCGGAACCCTCGTCCTTTAG
- a CDS encoding zinc ribbon domain-containing protein has translation MGKRELFEKYAKRERNREKDFINKLVKQITALLPNTVHVVEDLEKGDMVARGRTNKERRKRNARTPWETIHGKLSEKALVVKVSPRNTSRTCPRCGCVVKTRVGRVFKCPRCGLEMGRQKLASINIYLKHTSMWGFPHSYEPNEGELWVGVTLNGWRPMIRLPMKGSLRSMKPRVDIKQHQPT, from the coding sequence TTGGGTAAGAGGGAGCTGTTCGAGAAGTATGCTAAGCGAGAAAGAAACAGGGAGAAAGACTTTATAAACAAGCTCGTTAAGCAGATAACCGCCTTACTCCCCAACACTGTTCACGTCGTCGAAGACCTCGAGAAGGGAGACATGGTTGCCAGGGGGAGAACTAATAAAGAGAGGAGGAAGAGAAACGCTAGAACACCTTGGGAAACAATACACGGTAAGCTCTCAGAGAAAGCACTAGTCGTCAAGGTCTCTCCACGTAACACTTCCCGCACCTGCCCACGATGCGGGTGCGTGGTAAAGACCCGAGTGGGCAGGGTATTCAAGTGCCCGAGATGCGGTCTCGAAATGGGTAGGCAGAAGCTCGCATCCATAAACATCTACCTCAAGCACACCAGTATGTGGGGGTTTCCCCACAGCTATGAGCCCAATGAGGGTGAGCTGTGGGTAGGGGTTACCCTGAACGGGTGGAGACCAATGATAAGGCTTCCAATGAAAGGAAGCCTGAGGTCAATGAAGCCAAGGGTCGATATCAAGCAACATCAACCAACATGA
- a CDS encoding cobalamin B12-binding domain-containing protein translates to MSLSTAEVVTQARSIRRKVLVSKLGLDGHDRGAKVIARALRDAGFEVVYLGVHKTPEDVAEAAVEEDVAAIGVSILSGSHLELVKDLIKLLRERGVSVPVIVGGIIPPEDVEELKKLGVFEVFTPGTPLKKVTEVFERACEVGSS, encoded by the coding sequence GTGTCTTTGTCTACGGCTGAAGTCGTGACTCAAGCTAGGAGTATTAGGAGGAAAGTCCTCGTTTCTAAGCTTGGTTTAGACGGGCACGATAGGGGTGCTAAAGTCATAGCTAGAGCCTTGAGAGACGCCGGGTTTGAGGTAGTTTATTTAGGTGTTCATAAAACGCCTGAAGACGTTGCTGAGGCAGCGGTCGAGGAAGATGTTGCGGCGATAGGGGTCTCCATACTCTCCGGCTCGCACTTAGAGCTTGTTAAAGACTTGATTAAGTTGCTGAGGGAGCGCGGTGTTAGCGTGCCGGTAATAGTTGGCGGGATAATACCTCCTGAAGACGTTGAAGAACTTAAGAAGCTCGGCGTCTTCGAGGTTTTCACTCCTGGGACACCGCTCAAGAAAGTGACTGAAGTTTTTGAGAGGGCGTGTGAGGTGGGGAGTTCGTGA
- the mce gene encoding methylmalonyl-CoA epimerase, whose translation MKLDHIGIAVKNLDEAVRFYRDVLGLELEGVEEVPEESVKVAMFRVGDTHIELLQGTTPESAISKFIEKRGEGIHHIAVRVEDVDKSVEVLKSRGAVLVYDKSKLVSKGSRKINFVHPKSTGGVLLELVERVKPGE comes from the coding sequence GTGAAGCTAGACCACATAGGTATTGCGGTAAAGAACTTGGATGAGGCTGTGAGGTTTTATAGAGACGTGCTAGGGCTTGAGCTCGAGGGTGTTGAGGAAGTTCCTGAAGAGAGTGTTAAGGTAGCTATGTTTAGAGTTGGTGACACACACATAGAGTTGCTTCAAGGAACTACCCCAGAGTCAGCGATAAGCAAGTTTATTGAGAAGAGGGGTGAGGGGATACACCACATAGCGGTAAGAGTTGAGGACGTAGACAAGTCTGTCGAGGTTCTCAAGAGTAGGGGTGCTGTCTTAGTTTACGACAAATCAAAGCTGGTCTCGAAGGGTTCTAGAAAAATAAACTTCGTTCACCCTAAGTCGACTGGAGGGGTCTTGCTCGAGTTAGTTGAGAGGGTGAAGCCTGGTGAGTGA
- a CDS encoding methylmalonyl-CoA mutase family protein has translation MSDLEKLRERFNEWVNEVLQPTIKKAPEMKPRFFSEEGLEIKGLYTPLDTEGVGWGYLDKLGFPGAYPFTRGVYPTMYRGRPWTIRQYAGFGSAEDTNARYKYLLSIGQTGLSMAFDLPTQLGLDPDNKLAWYEVGKVGVSMPSVNEMDLVFQDIPMDKISTSMTINATAIEILSMYVAVAESRGISKSLLRGTVQNDILKEYIARNNYIYPPRPSMRYATDLIIYAAKNIPKWNSISISGYHFEEAGATPAMEVAFTLADAIEYVKWVLERGMNVDEFAGQLSFFFAARTNIFEQVAKFRAARRMWAKIMRDRFNAKDPRSMMLRFHTQTAGVLLTAQQPLVNLIRTTLQALAAVLGGTQSLHVNSYDEALSLPTEESVKLSVRVQQVLLYESGVIDTVDPLGGSYYIEWLTDQIEEKAWKMIDEIDRLGGMIKAIELGYPQREIARAAYEWQLKVERGEVPIIGVNTLVEEETLNIKVLKVDPKVRERVVLRLEQLRKERDPMKVRDSLNELRKAAEREDVNIFPYIYEAVRHKATLGEISKTLREVWGEWRAPEVY, from the coding sequence GTGAGTGATTTAGAGAAGCTTAGAGAGAGGTTTAATGAGTGGGTTAATGAGGTTCTCCAACCTACTATCAAGAAAGCTCCTGAGATGAAGCCTCGCTTCTTCTCGGAGGAAGGGCTGGAGATTAAGGGCCTCTACACCCCGCTAGATACTGAGGGTGTTGGGTGGGGCTACTTAGACAAGCTAGGTTTTCCCGGGGCTTACCCCTTTACTAGGGGAGTTTACCCAACCATGTATAGGGGCCGTCCATGGACTATAAGACAGTATGCTGGGTTCGGGTCAGCTGAAGACACGAACGCTCGCTACAAGTACCTCTTAAGTATTGGACAGACAGGACTTAGCATGGCTTTCGACTTGCCTACACAGCTGGGTTTAGACCCTGATAACAAGCTAGCATGGTATGAAGTCGGTAAGGTAGGTGTTTCTATGCCTTCAGTTAATGAGATGGACTTAGTTTTTCAGGACATCCCTATGGATAAGATCTCTACCTCCATGACTATAAACGCTACGGCTATAGAGATACTGTCTATGTATGTCGCTGTGGCGGAGTCTAGAGGGATTAGCAAGTCTCTGCTTAGAGGGACTGTCCAGAACGACATACTGAAAGAATACATAGCTAGAAACAACTACATATATCCGCCGAGGCCTTCTATGAGGTACGCGACAGACCTCATAATCTACGCGGCCAAGAACATACCTAAGTGGAACTCGATCAGTATTTCAGGATATCACTTCGAGGAAGCCGGCGCTACTCCCGCTATGGAGGTGGCTTTCACTCTGGCTGATGCTATAGAGTACGTTAAGTGGGTTCTTGAGAGGGGGATGAACGTAGATGAGTTTGCTGGTCAGCTGTCTTTCTTCTTTGCAGCCCGCACAAACATATTCGAGCAAGTAGCTAAGTTCAGAGCTGCTAGGAGGATGTGGGCTAAGATAATGAGAGACAGGTTCAACGCTAAAGACCCTAGGTCGATGATGCTCAGGTTCCACACGCAGACAGCCGGCGTGTTGCTTACTGCCCAGCAACCGCTAGTCAACCTGATTAGAACCACACTACAGGCTCTGGCCGCGGTCTTGGGAGGCACGCAGTCACTACACGTAAACTCATATGATGAGGCTCTCTCACTACCTACTGAAGAGTCTGTCAAGCTTTCTGTTAGGGTGCAGCAAGTACTGCTCTACGAGTCTGGAGTTATTGATACTGTAGACCCTCTAGGCGGTTCTTACTATATAGAGTGGCTTACCGACCAGATAGAAGAGAAAGCGTGGAAGATGATAGACGAGATCGACAGACTGGGAGGAATGATTAAAGCTATTGAGCTCGGCTACCCGCAGAGAGAGATTGCGAGAGCCGCGTACGAGTGGCAACTGAAGGTTGAGAGAGGTGAGGTCCCTATAATAGGTGTTAACACTCTAGTTGAGGAAGAGACTCTCAATATTAAAGTCCTTAAGGTTGACCCTAAAGTTAGGGAGAGAGTCGTACTTAGGCTAGAACAGTTAAGAAAAGAGAGAGACCCTATGAAGGTCAGAGACTCTCTAAACGAACTCAGGAAAGCTGCTGAGAGAGAAGACGTGAACATATTCCCCTACATATACGAGGCAGTAAGACACAAAGCGACTTTAGGCGAGATCTCTAAGACTCTGAGAGAAGTGTGGGGAGAGTGGAGAGCTCCGGAAGTATACTGA